The DNA region ATTTAAccaacatttttgttatttttcgttttttaaacaactaattgactgacGTCggctcaattatttgaattccatatagttaatttttttcttcttctgtgagcTCGATGCTcagtttctgtagagataaatcagatcaagcacgaactatgcaatgtagtagggagttgtagtttccaacaggccaatattctacatagtttagcacagAAAATACGGCAATTAATTCccataatccattgcacgccCACTTGCTTGTCCACTCTGTGTGGAGCAGATACGGAAACCTCATTAACTGAGACGGAGAGACGAGAGAAtgcatgagagagaaaaaaagcagTTGCGTTGCGAGGATTCTCTACCtggaaatacatgatctaagtgattgacagTTGGTGTTCAGCGGTCATAAAAGTAGGTCTTATTTACttagaagaactactaaaatagtgattttgtcagacaggataagcagcagctctatagagatgagttgatgacttggaatgaaataataaagtcatcaaataaatattttatatgaGAAAGTAAATGATGGTTGATAAGTCATAaacagtaatggacagtcactaccatcatgggacttttattcattgttttattatgtgttgttacagcattcaacacacATAATCCATAGTGCATTCAATGTCTAGAAAAAGTATTGAAATCCaaaaccgtgattattttttaaatatttgaatggaaaccaaaccaacctcaaaaagcactaatttcTCAGCACTATTGGAAACAGTTACGTCCctctatatttttttttactacaatGCATGGAAATGTGTAATTTTCACATATGGTGATGCTggagatgaatatgaagttgttaAATTTCCCTTTAAGAACATACCTCATGGCCCCCTTGGGCAGGTAGCTTCCACTGCCCAGACTGCCCTTAGTCAGGTAAATCTCCTTGAACTTAAGTTGTGATTcctgttcttcttcctcttcctgctccatACAGTTGGAGGAAGGGTAGGGAGTCGGGATGCGAAAGCTATTGTAAGACTTTCGACTGCCTGGCCTCTTAGGTACACCAGCCTCAGTAAATCTCACGCGGGACTTGGTGTTAGTCTTATCGTCTAACAGACTGGTGAGTGACGCTGTGAGAGATCTCTGTGACAATGGAGCAGAGGCAGCATCTTGGATGCCCAGTAGTTCGTAAAGACCTGGGATGATGATCTGCATCAGCTTGTCCGATAAAAACTGGACAATCCTCAGACACAAGCCGGCAAGCTGTTGTTTTGTCAGCTGTATTCCAGAAACAGAagaagtgttttaaaatgttgcataGTGCGTCTTTCAAAAGCTTATGAACAAGGTTAAACATTAGGCAGAGTTTTCATGGTAATCTGATTAAATTGTCAGTAACATGATCTTACCGGGTCAAACATGCCCTCACGAATCCCCCTCCATTGCCTGAAAACAATATTGTTATAAATGTTGTCATATCAGGATGCGTGGCAGAAtagtttttatttaattatttgccTGATCGTGAAGTTATACTTGCTTTGTGTCAGTTGTTTTGGCAAAATTGCAATGTGACAACTTTTCTAGCACTGAACATTTCTTTCAGATTGATCAGTTTCTAATTTGATCCTATTTCCTTGAAGGTGTGATAGTACCAAAGAAAACAGAACATACTTCTCAGTTAGGTTTTGAAGGAAGTCCATAAGTGTCAGATGTTCCACAATGTTGAGCATTCCCTCTTCTGTGGTTTCCATCACTGAGGTTGCTCTGCTCCTGGTAGAATTGCTCTGCTCCTGGTATATTGCAAATAATCAAACTTAATTAACAGCAAATATCATACTGAAATAATTATTAACTGTTAAAGAGGGGAGTAGCATTGGCAACGTTGGGCCAATTAAACAACTGCAACACAACAGAGATGGTTGTGGTACGTCAACATTGCCAATGATAGCCTCACTGAAATGACAAGGTCAACTTACCATCTCATTGACAGCTTCAGAGGTCAGGTGGTCATccatcacacagacaggcaggtctaGAGACTGGGACAAGGCTCTATGGTCATAACCAGGAGAGAATGGAAACATCAGAGCAGTCCCAATGGCAGAATCTAACCACTGTCTTCATGTCAaagactcactcactcatttgCTTTGTCAAACCTACCCCTTAGAATGACTTCGATATTAAAAACCCAGGCTTTCCTAAAATGTTTACCTCAGCCAGTCTAGAACCCAGGTGTGTCTACAAAACACATGTACTCCTCCATAAGGTTCATGGCTTGCCTATTGTTTTATCCCAGTACAAGAGGGGCAACTGGATTCAGGATTAAACACAAGCAGTCTTTCAGGTATATCTTATTACAGTTTAGGCCTACCTTATTATTTTCTTCCATCTGGCAATATCATTTTAAGGAGTGAAATCTGTTTTGTTGCTAGTATTATTAGTAACTGTAGGAAAATACAGCTGTAGAGTACAAGAATCAGCTACTTTCTGAAGGGAAGCCAAGCTCATCAGCAAtttagaacctacagacaattatGACAAAGTTGGAACGCATGATTGCGTCACAAACGCCTTGTGGTCACATGTTATTTTAGGGCGTGGCTCCGCATTCGTGACCGGTTCTCATATTTCTTTTTCCCGGTATCCGTTAGTGCTGGAATTTGCGATTAATACTTTTCTCATGCCGAAACCGGATTAAATGCATACCGGTAGTTAAATGACaaaaaatatgatattcgcaatgtcattaagcaacaacaacaacaaaaacataaatagcTACTACAATTTCTAAACATGATTTTGTCATCAGTTCAGTACCATTTGTTTGATTTTGTGGACCCACGACTAGACTTTATCCATGTTAGCTAGTTGCTAGCGATGCTAGTCAGCATAGGCTGCTACGTGATAAACAGTTCGCGTTAGCGAATTAGCTACCTAGCTACCCAGCCTAACAAGCTGTCAAATCCAATGGAAACCGATGCAACCCTGCTGCCAAATAAGGGCTAGCTCGATGACCCGTGGTAACAGTGGGGTCCCCATGAGTTTCAAGGCTTTAATAAGTGCTATCGTGCAGAAAAAGCGAATAAAATACTGGTTGatgagctagctaagttagcaagACGGGTATGACCGTTAACAGCGTGCATGCACAAATGCATGACGACACATTGTATCTCAGTGAAGCAGGCATGCAGAACGAGATCGCCCCACCAAGCCAGATAGTAGAGGGGTACAACAACGCCGGGACACAGAGGCATAGCTCATACAATTATATTTTGTTCCAGTCAATGACAATacatgttgaaaaataaatacctGCGTCAAATATATGGCATCGCATGCTAGTGCAAAGATAGCTTgcatgaattttttttttttatccggtGACCACTAGATGTCCTCGTATATCCACATTTAGATCAACTGTACTTGATTTTTCATCAGTACTGTGAATGACAAGCCCACTGAATCTAGTTTAATAATCTTTATACTCAGCAGGTAGAGGCCTAGGTACTTCAAatcagtgcttaatttgagcagGATCATGCCAGAACAGGATCCGGCACCGTTCCGTTCTGGACTGTTTTGTTCCGGAACCTACTTGGCCGAATCCGGTACCTCTCGTGCCATGAAAAATAATTTTCACTTTTTGCTATGTAACAATTATAATAAAAGCGATCAAAGTTCATTCGAGTTGCCTCTTCGTCAATTATCGTGCCCCCTCATCTCTCCAGAGTTGCACTTCATCATTtgtttccttatagaatcatagctgCATGAAGGGTTCTGGAGGAATTTTCTAAAGTTACggaattactgctgtctgttcaggaATAAATTAAATCATTCAGAATAGCCTAATACGTCATGAGAAGCCCTATAATTTAGCTACAGAGGACCAATAGCTTCTTTTTTTAAATAGCCTAGCTGCGGTTTGTAGCCCAATAACAAAGAATAGCCTACAGTCGGGAACGCgaggcaaatctgtcagtgaaaaaacagcacgcagacaaaacaggccttttgcaatatttcaaatacaatcgagGGAAAACACAGATTGAAAAGCAATGACTGTTGCTGAAAAGATAAGACTATGCTGTAgactaccaaaatatttgatcaactcccaaacattgttttacaaaacagagagagggagagataggcttTTGACACGAGCGCATCGACAATCTCCAGCGagtgagctgcgcatcattgggtgagtcagtgaaactggaaagcatttttaggactaatttcctcctcatattgtagcctacaataTGTTTCTCCACAAacctaggcctataggctattgatggattcaagacaaggtcgtttttattgatctcagatactaagtttgtcagtgtcaaagtagcctgccatTTCGATCATTTGTGCTGATTAAAAAAAGATAGtgccaaagtctccagtcatgtaaaattatGTAGAATTGCACGAAATGCGGTTTTAAAAAGGCCAACACTTTCCCGGACCCTAGGCTACTAAAAATGTTCCCCATGTGTTCACCTACTGTAAAtggctctactctactgctctacccAAATGTGATGATATGCGTTCAATGCTCTATTATAATAGGTGATCTTTTTTCTCATGAGTTCTGGTACCACAGAGCCCCCCCTCTGGCACCTcccaatttacaaattaagctctgcttcaaatttttattttacaaggcaagtcagttaaaaacaaattcttattttcattaaaggcctaggaacagtgggttaactgcctgttcaggggcagaatgacagatttgtaccttgtcagttcagggatttgaa from Oncorhynchus mykiss isolate Arlee chromosome 1, USDA_OmykA_1.1, whole genome shotgun sequence includes:
- the LOC110529913 gene encoding uncharacterized protein LOC110529913 isoform X4, with the protein product MFPFSPGYDHRALSQSLDLPVCVMDDHLTSEAVNEMEQSNSTRSRATSVMETTEEGMLNIVEHLTLMDFLQNLTEKQWRGIREGMFDPLTKQQLAGLCLRIVQFLSDKLMQIIIPGL